DNA from Agarilytica rhodophyticola:
GTGGATGATTATATTAACGCATTTGAAAAAGTTGTGAGCTTATATGAAAAACGTAATGCACTCGTAAGCGATCAACTTGACCCTTCTGGTTTGGAAATGCGCAAGGTGGTATCAAATATTATTGTTTCATCTAACGATGATAATAATGCTCAAGCGTCATTCTACGCATCACAACTTCAAGAGCATCTCTTGTTGGCGAGACTTTATGTGACGAAATATCTCGTTACTAATGCACAAGAGGATGCTGAACGAGCGCAATCAGAATTGACCGATGAAATGCCCAAGTTTTTCCAGCAGTTGGAAGCTAACTTATACAGTTATGATCGTCTTGAACTGATCAAATCGGCAAGATCACATCATCAAAACTACCTTAAAACCTTTGGGGAAATTCGATCGGTGATTCAAGAACGTAATGATTATATTGATAATACCTTGAATCGTATTGGTCCGCTTGTCGCCTCTAAAATAGAAGAGGTTAAGTTGTCTGTTAAAACTGATCAAGACACTCTCGGGCCCAAGGTTCAGCATGAGTCGGAAAATTTTATCGTTCTTATTAATAGTATTTCAGTCTTGGTCATAATTATTGGTGTAACAGTGTCATGGCGAATGGCGATCATTGTGCGACGTCCTATTGGTGGTGAACCTAGGGAAATAGCAGAAATTACCAGCCGAATTTCTGAGGGCGATTTAAGTAAGCAATTAACCGTTAATGAGAAGGATACGGGAATTTACCGCTCAGTATGTGACATGTCATCGAAGCTTCGATCGTTAATTAGTTCGATTATTGATACCAGTGATAAGCTTATTCATTCTGCCAATGAAAGCTCAAATATCATTTCTTCAAATGTTGAAACGGTAGAAAATCAGAAAAGTATGACCGAAAGTGTTGTTGTCGCGGTGGAGCAAATGTCCCAAAGTATACTGGAAGTCGTAAATTTAGCCTCTAACTCGGAAGATAAATCCAGAGTAGGAATGGACGAGACAACAAAAGGTCGAGAAACAGTTAAAGTTGCAGTTAAATCAATTAATGAACTATCAGAAAATCTAAACAGTTCAATGAATGTCATTAAAAACTTAGAAAAACAGAGTTCTGAAATTGATTCCGTTATCGAAGTTATTCAAGGCATTTCAGAACAGACTAATTTACTTGCCTTAAACGCAGCTATTGAAGCGGCACGCGCTGGTGAGCAAGGCAGAGGATTTGCCGTCGTCGCTGATGAAGTGAGAACTTTGGCCCAACGTACTCAGGAATC
Protein-coding regions in this window:
- a CDS encoding HAMP domain-containing methyl-accepting chemotaxis protein encodes the protein MFENLKLNTLLMLSFGSILMLVFVISLVAYSGLKNGHDSFVDYRGLARDTNLAGRVQANMLSMRLSVLKFINTRSQAAIDEFELRSKKMKKFLQEAKSEIQEPSRARLVKDVDSEVDDYINAFEKVVSLYEKRNALVSDQLDPSGLEMRKVVSNIIVSSNDDNNAQASFYASQLQEHLLLARLYVTKYLVTNAQEDAERAQSELTDEMPKFFQQLEANLYSYDRLELIKSARSHHQNYLKTFGEIRSVIQERNDYIDNTLNRIGPLVASKIEEVKLSVKTDQDTLGPKVQHESENFIVLINSISVLVIIIGVTVSWRMAIIVRRPIGGEPREIAEITSRISEGDLSKQLTVNEKDTGIYRSVCDMSSKLRSLISSIIDTSDKLIHSANESSNIISSNVETVENQKSMTESVVVAVEQMSQSILEVVNLASNSEDKSRVGMDETTKGRETVKVAVKSINELSENLNSSMNVIKNLEKQSSEIDSVIEVIQGISEQTNLLALNAAIEAARAGEQGRGFAVVADEVRTLAQRTQESTTEIQEIIQNLQNGTSQTVTVMEQSVSKARDTVEFSNKTDQALSTIYDMINDISQMNTQVATAVAEQSNVVKEVTANMANINDTFDDTLSKAQSAQAMSSDVRQMAATLNELADGFKV